One Orcinus orca chromosome 7, mOrcOrc1.1, whole genome shotgun sequence genomic window carries:
- the LOC117200481 gene encoding 60S ribosomal protein L10-like — translation MGGAFGKPQGTVARVHIGQVIMSICTKLQNKEHVIEALRRAKFKFPGRQKIHISKKWGFTKFNADEFENMVAEKWLIPDGCGVKYIPNRGPLDKWRALHS, via the coding sequence ATGGGTGGTGCCTTTGGAAAGCCCCAGGGCACAGTGGCCAGGGTCCACATTGGCCAGGTCATAATGTCCATCTGCACCAAGCTGCAGAACAAGGAGCATGTGATTGAGGCCCTCCGCAGGGCCAAGTTCAAGTTCCCTGGCCGCCAGAAGATCCACATCTCCAAGAAGTGGGGATTTACTAAGTTTAATGCAGATGAGTTTGAAAACATGGTGGCAGAAAAATGGCTCATTCCAGATGGCTGTGGGGTCAAGTACATCCCTAATCGTGGCCCCCTGGACAAATGGCGGGCCCTGCACTCGTGA